One Heptranchias perlo isolate sHepPer1 unplaced genomic scaffold, sHepPer1.hap1 HAP1_SCAFFOLD_43, whole genome shotgun sequence genomic window carries:
- the LOC137312440 gene encoding histone H2B type 1-B-like → MPEDKKAAPKKGAKKNLSKAPAKRGKKRRKSRKESYSIYVYKVMKQVHPDTGISSKAMSIMNSFVNDIFERIASEASRLAHYNKRHTISSREIQTAVRLLLPGELAKHAVSEGTKAVTKYTSSK, encoded by the coding sequence atgcctgaggacaagaaagcagctcccaagaagggcgccaagaaaaacttgagtaaagcaccagccaagcgcggcaagaagcggagaaagtcgaggaaggagagttactccatctacgtctacaaagtgatgaagcaggttcaccccgacaccggcatctcctccaaggccatgagcatcatgaactcctttgtgaacgatattttcgagcgcatcgcgagtgaggcttcccgcctggcccattataataaacgccacaccatcagctcccgggagatccagaccgccgtgcgcctgctgctgcccggggaactggccaaacacgccgtgtcggaagggacaaaggcggtgaccaaatacaccagctccaagtaa